A stretch of Faecalibacterium duncaniae DNA encodes these proteins:
- a CDS encoding bifunctional homocysteine S-methyltransferase/methylenetetrahydrofolate reductase produces MKDIRELLQTRPLLFDGAMGTYYKAAPGVECEQANLTDPAGVLAVHREYLAAGADAVKTNTFSLPRLAAAHTPGWEQLAQAGWQLAVQAAGETGAAVFADLGPAPDTEAVPAGQVYTAVAKQFAALGARNFLFETLSSDAGLLDAVGAIRAEVPDAFVLVSFAVLPDGYTREGMYCKDLARRMQESGIVDAVGLNCVSAPGAMRTLAKQLGGTLPLSVMPNAGYPVVTRTQVKYQGRPEYFARELGRLAAEGTVQILGGCCGTTPAHIAALRAELDSLTVVKKTAPAEEFSTVKEQTVENEDAFLRKLNAGEKVIAIELDSPRNADLTGYLEGAKKLQAAGADLLTIADCPIAQARMDSSLVACRVHRELGLCTLPHMTCRDRNLNATKALLLGLYAEGVREVLAITGDPIPTAERDEVKNVYQFNSRKLAQYIVSLAGEGREMPGPMTVFGALNLNARNFDVELRRAKEKLENGMSGFLTQPVLSAQAVENLKKSRETLGADARILAGIMPVVSQRNAIFMENEINGIHVEDWIIEKFAGLDRAQGEELGLAISLEMAKAALPYADGLYLMTPFNRVALMERLIGRLKQEVLGAY; encoded by the coding sequence ATGAAAGACATCCGCGAACTGTTACAGACCCGCCCCCTGCTTTTTGATGGTGCCATGGGTACTTATTATAAGGCGGCTCCCGGGGTGGAGTGCGAGCAGGCCAACCTGACCGACCCGGCGGGGGTGCTGGCTGTCCACCGGGAGTATCTGGCGGCAGGGGCTGATGCCGTCAAGACGAATACCTTCAGCCTGCCCCGGCTGGCGGCGGCACACACACCCGGCTGGGAACAGCTGGCGCAGGCAGGCTGGCAGCTGGCTGTGCAGGCCGCAGGGGAGACGGGTGCCGCCGTTTTTGCCGACCTCGGCCCGGCTCCGGATACCGAGGCAGTTCCGGCGGGGCAGGTATATACGGCTGTGGCAAAGCAGTTCGCGGCGCTGGGAGCCAGAAATTTCCTGTTCGAGACCCTGAGCTCCGATGCGGGCCTTCTGGATGCCGTGGGGGCCATCAGGGCGGAAGTGCCGGATGCCTTTGTGCTGGTGTCCTTTGCAGTCCTGCCCGATGGCTACACCCGGGAAGGCATGTACTGCAAAGACCTTGCCCGGCGGATGCAGGAAAGCGGCATCGTGGATGCCGTGGGCCTGAACTGCGTGTCGGCACCCGGTGCCATGCGCACACTGGCAAAGCAGCTGGGGGGCACGCTGCCCCTGTCGGTCATGCCCAACGCGGGTTATCCCGTTGTCACCCGGACGCAGGTGAAGTATCAGGGCAGGCCGGAGTACTTTGCAAGGGAGCTGGGCCGTCTGGCCGCCGAGGGCACGGTTCAGATCCTGGGCGGCTGCTGCGGCACTACCCCTGCCCACATTGCCGCCCTGCGGGCGGAGCTGGACAGCCTGACCGTGGTGAAAAAAACGGCTCCGGCAGAAGAGTTTTCCACCGTGAAGGAACAGACGGTGGAAAATGAGGACGCTTTCCTGCGCAAGCTGAACGCAGGGGAAAAGGTCATTGCCATTGAGCTGGATTCTCCCCGCAATGCGGACCTGACCGGTTATCTGGAAGGGGCAAAAAAGCTGCAGGCGGCGGGCGCTGACCTGCTGACCATTGCCGACTGCCCCATTGCACAGGCCCGGATGGATTCCTCTCTGGTGGCCTGCCGGGTCCACCGGGAGCTGGGGCTGTGCACCCTGCCCCACATGACCTGCCGCGACCGCAACCTGAACGCCACCAAGGCTCTGCTGCTGGGCCTGTATGCCGAGGGCGTGCGGGAGGTGCTGGCCATCACCGGTGATCCCATCCCCACGGCGGAGCGGGACGAGGTGAAGAACGTTTACCAGTTCAACTCCCGCAAGCTGGCCCAATACATCGTCTCGCTGGCAGGGGAAGGCCGGGAGATGCCCGGCCCCATGACCGTGTTCGGTGCCCTGAATCTGAACGCCCGCAACTTTGATGTGGAGCTGCGCCGGGCAAAGGAGAAGCTGGAAAACGGCATGAGCGGCTTTCTGACCCAGCCGGTGCTCTCGGCACAGGCGGTGGAAAACCTGAAAAAGTCCCGGGAGACGCTGGGGGCCGATGCAAGGATCCTGGCCGGTATCATGCCGGTGGTCAGCCAGCGCAACGCCATCTTCATGGAGAACGAGATCAACGGCATCCATGTGGAGGACTGGATCATTGAAAAGTTTGCCGGGCTCGACCGTGCCCAGGGCGAGGAGCTGGGTCTTGCCATCTCGCTGGAAATGGCAAAGGCCGCCCTGCCGTATGCGGACGGCCTCTACCTGATGACCCCCTTCAACCGGGTGGCCCTAATGGAGCGGCTGATCGGCAGATTGAAGCAGGAAGTTCTCGGAGCATATTGA
- a CDS encoding type II toxin-antitoxin system prevent-host-death family antitoxin, giving the protein MPKIRSSADLRNNYNDISTFCHTYAEPVFITKNGKGDLAVMSIETYEELAGRFELYSKLQEGLDDVAAGRTIPLDEAMAELKNRRSRR; this is encoded by the coding sequence ATGCCGAAGATTCGTTCCAGCGCAGACCTGCGCAACAACTACAATGATATCTCTACCTTCTGCCACACCTACGCAGAGCCGGTGTTCATCACCAAAAACGGCAAGGGCGATCTGGCCGTGATGAGCATTGAGACCTACGAAGAGCTGGCAGGCCGCTTTGAGCTGTATTCCAAGCTCCAGGAAGGTCTGGACGATGTTGCCGCCGGACGTACCATCCCTCTGGATGAGGCAATGGCTGAGCTGAAAAATCGCAGGAGTCGTCGATGA
- a CDS encoding type II toxin-antitoxin system RelE/ParE family toxin — protein MNYSIDITVATKRDLADAFDYIDGMLMNPSAADRLIDNAWKQFRSLDIFPQRFPIVTDPMLAGWKIRFFPVQNYLVFYQIEEPAQVVHILRFLYGKSNWVSILKTDFSAE, from the coding sequence ATGAATTATTCTATTGATATCACCGTTGCAACCAAACGTGATCTTGCCGATGCCTTTGACTACATCGACGGGATGCTTATGAACCCTTCTGCGGCGGATCGTCTGATCGACAATGCGTGGAAGCAGTTTCGTTCGCTCGATATCTTTCCACAGCGCTTTCCCATTGTTACCGACCCCATGCTGGCAGGTTGGAAAATTCGCTTCTTTCCTGTTCAGAATTATCTAGTGTTTTACCAGATCGAGGAACCTGCTCAGGTCGTCCACATTCTCCGGTTCCTCTATGGTAAAAGCAACTGGGTCTCCATCCTCAAAACCGACTTCAGCGCAGAATAA